The genomic segment TTTAGAACGATACAGTCAAGATAAACAATGGGATAGACTGCATCCAGAGGCCGGTTTTGCCATTCGACAACCTGCTCCATGACCGCATCGGTGACCTTTGAGACCAGCGCCGGCGAGACATCGGCGTCATACAGCTCTTTGAACGCGGCGGCGATCTCGCGGGTGGTCATCCCTTTGGCGTACAACGATAAAATCTGGTTATCCATCCCGGTAATCCGGGTCTGGTTCTTCTTCACCAGTTGCGGTTCAAAGGAACCGTCACGATCGCGCGGAGTACGCAGCGCCAGCGGGCCATCGCCAGTGGTAACGGTTTTTGTGGAATAGCCGTTGCGGGCGTTGGTCCCCGGTTTAGGCTGATTTTTATCGTAGCCGAGGTGATGGATCATTTCGGCATTGAGAGCTGCTTCGACGCTGATTTTTTTCAGCAGCCGATCGAAGTGACTGAGATCTTCAGGGGTGAGATTTTTGGCCAGTTCGTTAGCCAGAGCCTGCAACTGTTTTTCGTCCATAAATTAACCTGTTTTTGATGTTGGCTTGAACATATCAAAATCAGGCAAATACACAAATTTCTAAACAGGCTCTGTGCAGGGCATGGTAGCGCTGGTCAACCAGACGCCGCAGCCCCTGGTGACCCATCGCTTCCAGCTCATCCTTGCTGTGCAGCTTCACCAGGTCGTTCATGATGGAGTGCCGGGCCTGTGCAGGCTCCATCTCATCAATCTTGCGCGCATGACGACGCTGCTTGTTGAAGGCCCGCTTCTTAAGGCGATAATCAAACGCTTTCTTGATGTGCTTTTCTTTCGCGCGACGACGGGCTTCGCTCAGAGTGATGGGGCCTTCGCCTTTGTCACGCAGCTTCTGGTTTTCCCAGGCCAGCTGCTGATTCTGTGCCGCCAGAAATTTACCCACCTCGTAATCGATAAGCACAAAGAACAGCTCGGTGACCCAGATAATCTTGGGGATATAGGAATGCGTGCTGTCGTCCCACACCCGTTCGCATTTGATGGCGCCCAGCTCTTCCAGCGTCGTCAGCGCCCGGCTGGCGCGTGAGATGCTCTTCTTAGGCGCCGCTGCCCGTTGACAGACCACACCAGTCCGACAGTTGCTCGACGCCGGCCTCCACCTTGCCGGAGACGATATTCAGCCGGTCTGCCATCGCCACCATCAGCGCGTTAGACGGCCTCAAACAGCAGGATCCCCCGTTGGCTCGGGCTGTAACCGATATCACTGCGGTTATCCAGATCCAGTGCAACCTGGACCAGCGTTGCCAGAACCGGATCCATCAGCGGGGGAAGGGTATGCACCGCGCTACCGGCAATGATGTCATCGGTACGCTGCAGCACAGTATTGATGTCCATTTCCGCTGGCGGTAACAATCTTGCCAGTTTCGGCTGCTGGGCCAGTAACTCCGCTTCGCCCGGTGTGCCAACATCAATAAAGTGGTTTATCTTCATCGCCAGGGTGGACGACTGTTTTTCACTGTCTGGAATGTAGATCGCATTGCTGGGCACCAGGGCGCTTTTAAACGAGATAAAGCCTTCCCCCGGATTCAGGTCCTTGAGTTCATCCAGCGAAATACGGTGCTTTTCGCGGATATAGGTGGTGTTGGCATCTTCATAATGGCTGCTCACCGTGCCGGATGTCCGTTTCACTTCGCCCAGCTCGGCGTAATAATCTTTACCTGCGGTCGCTTTGGCCAGTTCAAAGGTATCCTTTTCATCCTGCAATGCCATAAACCATTTGATCAGCATATTGGCATTGACGGTCTGATACTCGCCCCTGAACTGATCAATAAAACGCTGGATATCCTGCGCAGAAATCACCAGCATCATCCCCAGGCTGCGCATCTGCGCCGCGAGGTCATCCATCCCCGGGGCAAAGTAGCTGCCCAGCTCATCATGGATATCGGGATACGGAAACGGCTGACGAAACCGCGTCGACGTCAAGACATCGAGATGCTTGCCTTCCAGCTGGTAGCCGAGGTCGCGGGCGATAACCATCCTTTTGGCCGAGATATACAGTTTCCCCAGGTTGGCCGACTCACTTTTCGACAGTCCCAGCGCCGGGATAAGCACCACCAGGGTGCGGTCATTGTGCAGAACGTCGTTAATATCGATATCGCCGGCATCGGTTGAAAAAATATGCCCGTAGATGTCATTAAACATGGTCAGCATGCGGGAAAACTGCTGGATAAGGAACCCGGGCTGGTCGTAGACGCTCTGCTCCCACTCGGATGGCCGGGTAATCAGATCCATGCGGAACCCGGGGCCAGGTTATTGAGATAACTTTCCAGCGCATTCACCGCCTCATCATGCCAGCCGTGCTGTTTGGCTTCGATGTACAACTCGGCCATTTTTTTCAGTGGTAAATGCGTCTGGATCAGGGACTGCGAAATGCGGATGTTCTCTTTTTTGCATTTCATTTGTAGTACAGCGCATAAACCAGCCCGTAGAGCATCGGCTTGGCTTTATCCTGCCAGCCCGCGTCATTAGCCCCCACTTGCGGCAGCAACGACTCCATCAACTGAATGATAAACGTCGTATTCGCCTCGCCGAACAGGTTGATGGAGTTGGATTGCGGGCGAGTGCGATCATTACCCAGCAACGCATCGAACTGGTCGCGCACCCCATTCAGGAAGTTTAAAACATAATAATTATCTTCCTGACCAAAGCGGCGCATCAGGGACCAGATAGAATACGCCAGAGTGGTTTCCTCCTTGCCGTCGGAGAACGTCATTCCCCGTCCCCAGCACAGGCTGTTGAGCTGCAACGACAGCAGCGCCTCCGTTTTGCCGGAGCCGGTCGGCCCGACAACCAGCCCCATGCCGTCAACCGGCAGATGAGCCAGCATCTGATACAGGTCGTCAGGCAAGCCGAGGTCAGTCAGCGGCGGAATCGCGTTATTAATCACCCGCAGCGTCACGGCAATGGCGGTATTGACGCCACGAGAATAGTGGCCTGGGTGAAATTGGCCCGAAAGCGCATCCGCTCCCCGCGCGCCAGCCCGTAACGTTGATGGCTGTCGCCTTCCAGCTGCAGGGACGCATCGTCGCCTTTGCCGCTCTGGACCCGGGCTTTGATCGCTGGGCTGAAAATGCCGTCAATCAACGCCAGCAGCGTCGAATGATCCAGCGTAAACGCCGAACAGGGGATAAGACGCCCGTGCTGCCCCACAATAATCCGGCCATTGCTTTGCAGATGAATATCGGACACCGCGTGGCGATAGCAATGCACGAAAAAGCACCGCAGGGTGTCGGCGGTGAATCCGACGGAAAAATCAAACTGCGCCAGTGCGCTCATTATTCCCTCCCTGTCTGAATAACCGGCTGCCAACCTTTCCTGTCCAGAGCGAACCCGGCGCGCTGCTTCAGGTCGCGTACCTTGTCGCCCAGCATCAGCTGTTGACGGTCACCGCTGACCGATTTCAGCTGTTCACTGACCACCGGCGGCGTCATCATGTTCTGTTTCAGCAGCAGCGAGTAACGCAGCATGCCGGTGTAATCCCGGGTCAGGCGGTTAAAATTGGCCGCCAGCGTGTCGTCAGCGCTCTGACGGCCGGCTTGCCAGCCTTTCCTGATGGCGGTCTACCCGGTTGCGCAGCATCACGTCCGTGCCCGGCGTCGCGTTGACCGCCAGGCCGGCGAACAGATACTGACGCCAGCTGGGCGGGTTACTGACAAAGCGTTCCGGCACCAGGATGTTGTAGACGTGATGCACCGTGCGCATCTGCCGGTCGGTGATGGTGGCCATCGAGGTCGCCTCGGCAATCACCGGCGGCAGCCAGCCTTCACGCTGAATCAGCGGCGCTAACAGATACAGACGGTCGAGCTGTGCCGCCTGCTGTAACAGCGACTGACGCAGCTCCCAGGCCCGTTGTGCCTTGCCGCCGCGAAAACCTTCCGTGCTCCCCGCCTCGCTCAGCATCTGATAGACGGTGTCGTTAACGCCATCGTGAGGGGCTGGCGCGGGCGTCAGCCAGGCGAAGAGGGACGGCGGCGGGACCTCGGCCGGCGGTGCCGCATCAACGCCCACGCTCCCCCACAGCAGCGCCAGCCCCAGATAAACGGGTTTTCTCATGACAGTCGTCCTTGCAGCGGCGGCATAAAACCGACTTCCAGCGCATCCGCATGCTGGGTCAGCGTGGCACGCCAGTGGTAACGGTTTTTGTGGAATAGCCGTTGCGGGCGTTGGTCCCCGGTTTAGGCTGATTTTTATCGTAGCCGAGGTGATGGGTCATTTCGGCATTGAGAGCTGCTTCGACGCTAATTTTTTTCAGCAGCCGATCGAAGTAACTGAGATCTTCAGGGGTTTTGAGATTTTTGGCCAGTTCGTTAGCCAGAGCCTGCAACTGTTTTTCGTCCATAAATTAACCTGTTTTTGATGTTGGATTGAACATATCAAAATCAGGCAAATACACAAATTTCTAAACAGGCTCGACTCGCGTTGTTTCCAGTGCTAACAAGGTCAATCTGAAGTTTGATGAAGCGAAGCCGGTACTGGAAGATCAGCTAGCTAAGTCAATCGCAGGTATTCTCTAAATAACATCTATTGATGTGTAATATTACATATCAATAAAGCAAGAAATCCTTGCTTGCGCATTATTTGTGTGTAATGATACACATCATTTTTTGGGGGTGTGTATGATTCTTATGTTTGGTAGTCATAAGGGCGGTGTTGGTAAATCGACAATGTTAATTATGATTCTTATCTACTTAATGAATAAGAGAGGTAAGAAATGTGCTATTCTTGAATGTGATGATCAACGAAGCATAAAGGACTGGGCCACAGAAAGAATTAACTTGGGATTATCAACAATAGATTATTTTGAATCCTATACAAGCATTGCAGACAAAGCGAGAAAATTAAATAATACCTATGATTATGTTTTCCTAGATTCACCAGGAAAGAAATCGCCAGAATTTAGAAAGGGGCTAAGTTGTGCAGATGTTTTATTATCGTTTATTGATCCTACTGCACAGATAGAAATAAATACTTTGGCGCAATTAGTTGCTGATGTAAAAGAGGCTCAGACACTTAATACCAAGCTTAGCGCATGGTTGATACTTAATCGTTGTCCAACAGATCCACGAGATACGGAAGCTAGTTCTCTAAGATCAATGCTCAATGATGATCCTGACTGGTTACCTGTACCACGCCAACGTATTTTTTATCGTAAAGCTTATAAAACAGCGTATAACACAGGCATGGGAGTTCATGAGTACAATGATAAGTCTAGGAACAAAGCTCGTGCAGAGATTGAATTGCTAGTAAAAGAACTAAAAATAATATGATGTGTAATATTATACATCATTGAGGTGAGAATGGCTAAGCTACCTGAAAAACTAGTTAATATTCCATCTGCTTCTCTACGACAATTTGTTAGTAATGCGAGTAGAAAACCAGTCTCGGCAACAATGGTTCATCGAGTTAATATTACACTTACAGATGAAGACTTGGAAAAATGCGAGATTTTTCAGGCAGAGAGTGGTGCATCAAGAGCAGATATAGTCCGTGCTGCACTTAAAGCTTTAGAAGATATGCCTTCTTCTAGTCGGTTGGAATTGGTTTCTGATGTTAGAAAGTTCAGTCCAAAGGCTGGGAGACCCCCTGTAAAAAAATAGTAAGTATTAATACACATCATTTTATGTTGTTTTATAAACTATTGAATAATAATTGTATGCGTAAGGGGGTAAATTTGGGTAGACAGCTATCTTATCATGATGCTTTTTTTAAGAAATTTCTTGGTGATTCTAAAATTGCTCAGGACTTTTTGCAGATACATTTACCAGAAAAAATAAAAAAGAATCTTAATTTTAATACATTATTAATGGAATCTGGATCCCTTATTGAAGGGGATTTACGTAGCCAGTGCTCTGATATGCTTTACTCCCTAGAGTCAACGATAGGAGATGCATATATCTATTGCTTACTAGAGCACCAAAGTCGCCCTGAAAAATTAATGACGTTTCGGCTTTTTCGACGCTTTGTTGAATAAATCCGAAATTTGTGACGACTTCCTCCCTATCAGGGCGATTGTTACATGATGCGGACGCTGTTTGGCATTCCTAACAGCGTGATCCGGTTAAGCGCTTTGACCATTGCCATAGCCTCACCTACCTGCGCGTCATAGTCATGCAGACTCAGATGACCACCCAGAAGTATTTTAAACCGGAACATGGCCGTTTCAGCCAGTGAACGCCGGTGATAACCTACTTTCTTTTTCCAGGTATCGTTATTGCCGCTCAGATGCTGATTTGCCACCGCATGGTTACGCTCATGGTATCGAGCTGGCCAATATTGCGCACCACTTCGCGGTGGGATAAGCGGCTTTATTTTTTTCCTCAGCAGAGCATCATGACAGTAACGCGTATCGTAAGCACTGTCAGCCGACGCTTCCCTGATTTTCCGGTGGGTTTGGTTAATCAGCCCGGGCAGCGCCTGCGCATCTGTCGTACCGCTTAGCGATAAATCGGCACAGATAATTTCATGTGTCGCGCTATCTACTGCCAGATGAAGCTTGCGCCATACTCTGCGCCTCTCAGCCCCATGCTGCCTGACTTTCCATTCGCCTTCGCCGAAGATTTTCAGGCCGGTGCCATCGATGACCAGGTGTGAGATTTCGCCGCGGGTTGGCGTTTTTATGCTGATGTCGACGGTTTTTGCTCGCCGGCTGACCAGAGAGTAATCTGGGCAGCGCAGCGACAGCCCCATCAGTTTAAAAATCGAGTCAACGAAACCCTGTAACGCCCGGAGCGAAAGGTTAAACACGCGCTTTATCATCAGAACCGTGGTAATGGCCATATCGGTGTAGTGAAGCGGCCGGCCACGATGTTCAGGTGGTGTACTCTCAGTCCATGCAGCAATGGCTGACTCATCAAGCCATACTGTCAGGTCCCCCCGCTGCCTGAGCGCATTGTTATATGCGGGCCAGTTGGTGATTTTAAACTTTTGCTTTGCCATGGGGACCTGATGTTGAAACGAATGTAGTGATCAGAGCCGCCAGTCACCTAAAAGTTCGATTTATTCAACAAAGCCCAAAAATAAAAGAAGCGTGATCTGTAAGATGCCAGTAATCACGGTAAATAGGGATCCCATCAATTTCTGTTACACAGTTTTTCCCCGAACATTGTACGCGCTTCGGGTCAATAATAATAAGGGAAGGATATTCAGTTTTTAATTGCTTAAAAAGCTGATTGAACCAGTCACTACCATCACCATTCCATACACCACGTTCACAAGATGCGTCTTTATTGTGTGCTCTTAATTTGACGTTTTGATAAAAGCATGGTACGTATTCTTTGGGTGCAATATAGATTGTTTTTATAATAACGGGCTTTGCGCCTGATTTAATTATGATACCCATCGCCTTTCTCATCGCGACTTCAATGCGTTGTCTGGGCAACGCCTCTGAACGCGCA from the Candidatus Sodalis pierantonius str. SOPE genome contains:
- a CDS encoding TraM recognition domain-containing protein, whose amino-acid sequence is MDLITRPSEWEQSVYDQPGFLIQQFSRMLTMFNDIYGHIFSTDAGDIDINDVLHNDRTLVVLIPALGLSKSESANLGKLYISAKRMVIARDLGYQLEGKHLDVLTSTRFRQPFPYPDIHDELGSYFAPGMDDLAAQMRSLGMMLVISAQDIQRFIDQFRGEYQTVNANMLIKWFMALQDEKDTFELAKATAGKDYYAELGEVKRTSGTVSSHYEDANTTYIREKHRISLDELKDLNPGEGFISFKSALVPSNAIYIPDSEKQSSTLAMKINHFIDVGTPGEAELLAQQPKLARLLPPAEMDINTVLQRTDDIIAGSAVHTLPPLMDPVLATLVQVALDLDNRSDIGYSPSQRGILLFEAV
- a CDS encoding division plane positioning ATPase MipZ, which gives rise to MCMILMFGSHKGGVGKSTMLIMILIYLMNKRGKKCAILECDDQRSIKDWATERINLGLSTIDYFESYTSIADKARKLNNTYDYVFLDSPGKKSPEFRKGLSCADVLLSFIDPTAQIEINTLAQLVADVKEAQTLNTKLSAWLILNRCPTDPRDTEASSLRSMLNDDPDWLPVPRQRIFYRKAYKTAYNTGMGVHEYNDKSRNKARAEIELLVKELKII
- a CDS encoding Rpn family recombination-promoting nuclease/putative transposase; its protein translation is MGRQLSYHDAFFKKFLGDSKIAQDFLQIHLPEKIKKNLNFNTLLMESGSLIEGDLRSQCSDMLYSLESTIGDAYIYCLLEHQSRPEKLMTFRLFRRFVE
- a CDS encoding IS5-like element ISSoEn1 family transposase; the protein is MAKQKFKITNWPAYNNALRQRGDLTVWLDESAIAAWTESTPPEHRGRPLHYTDMAITTVLMIKRVFNLSLRALQGFVDSIFKLMGLSLRCPDYSLVSRRAKTVDISIKTPTRGEISHLVIDGTGLKIFGEGEWKVRQHGAERRRVWRKLHLAVDSATHEIICADLSLSGTTDAQALPGLINQTHRKIREASADSAYDTRYCHDALLRKKIKPLIPPRSGAQYWPARYHERNHAVANQHLSGNNDTWKKKVGYHRRSLAETAMFRFKILLGGHLSLHDYDAQVGEAMAMVKALNRITLLGMPNSVRIM